The genomic interval CCAAGAATTGCCATATGACCTTCAACCTGTAGTCACTGATTTTTCCTTTCTCATTTCTTTATTCTACTGTGGTCACGTTTTTCTGATTCGAAAACCTCGAACAATTTTAACCTATCATTGATTTTGATCGAGTACTGGGTGGATAGTAATAATATTAGAGATCTATTTGCTAGAATCTCACCTGTAGACCTAGAAAAgagttcttttttttttggccgCCGCTACGTACGCAGATCGAGGACTAGGCAATCTTCACTTCCTCGAGACGTGGGAGGCGATATAATCCTATAGTCCACAGAGTCCAACTTTAAATCTACCAAGGGCTCATTACCTTATGTGCTCTTGCAACGATCTGATCAAGTGAGTCGACCATTAATTATGACATCAGCTCAAGATGGCACCCATTATTTTTCTACAGCAGAAAGCTTTTTTGACCATCAACACTTCCTAAAACAAATATCTTCCAATATTCGAAAGCCTCCAGTGCTAGCCTAGGTTTGATCATATAGCATCACCAACAGCATGGTGCGCGCCGATGACAGTAACATTTACCAGGGAGCATGTCTCCTATGCGGAGTCACCGTTCCAGGCCCACAAAGTCAGACAGCGGTAGACTTATCTCACCCTGGCTTGGTATTTAGGGAGGATCAATGGAATAATCACAGAAAAACCCAGCTAGAGCATGTGATGGTCCCAGCCGACGAGGTAGAAAGGGCATATTTCCATAAGTTCCAACCGCTGTGGTCATGCGCTTGTCGAGCTAGTGAGTCTTTCCTCCTAGGAACTTAAAGACATATATAAATTTACCTTAACTTTCGCAGTCATCAAGGGACCTAAAACGAAGTACCGGCTTACAGGCATTAATATAATGCCGTGGATTTCGCTTGTACAAACTGTGCCACATGATCCACATATAGCACGAATCGGTGGAAGCAAAAAACGCCCTAATTACAAAAATCCCTCCTTCACTTCTTTCAAAGTTGCAAAAATCGGAAGACAGTCGCGCAGATTGAACAATAGTCAAATTGGATACCTCGTGCATGCTCACTGCTGGGTGCTCTTAGACAAGGTTttcgagaaagaaactgCGCCTATTGAGACTAAGCTCGAGAGATTTATTCGAGCTTGCCGAAAGCACTGGGATCATAACGAATTATGGAGAATAAACGACTCTCCGATTGACTGGTCCGTGCCATTGGAGCTTCCATATGGCTGCGATATATTCCAAAATCCGCTGGTGGTGCCCGAAGTTGAACAAGTGATTAACCGCGCAAAATGTCCTAACCAACTAGCAAGCTCGCCGAAAGTTATTGAAACAGCTCTTAGCCCCAAAAAGCATCTCAAGCGGCCTCACAAGCGGCCTCTCAGAGCCAAGCGGCCTCTCAAAGCCATACATCTATATTCCCAATTCGGCTGCGTGCCATTAGATGTTGCTATTATGGTTGCCGAGCATGTCTGCCCTGTCAACTATACAAGTTCTGATGTTGAAAATACTTGCAATATGCTCTTAGCATTTCAGTGGACTTTGCCTGATTGGTTTTGGCAGAGCCGATGCAACGAAGATTTAGTCTTCGAGCTAGATGAACTCAGGAAAGATGGTTCTTCGGTCGATTGGCAAGCTTTGGGGCTAGATGTGATGAGTCTCCTTGCCGATCGGGAATGGTTTATCTCAAGCGGTTTAGGAAACCGCCAGCGAGTGCTGAACCGGATGATCGAGATCAAGCGCGCTTTTCATGCAACGCGttgagaaaaaaaaagataatTAAAATACTTGCTATATGGTCTTTTTTAGAATCAATTGGATTGCTTATTCGTATGTGAAAATCTCAAAATATTAAATTAACGATAAGATTACTAAAGAGAAGTAGATACTTTAGTCGCTAGTCTTTTAGTGCACAATAAGGAGAGCTCCGGTCACATTCTATTCTGCGAATAGAAGACTTCAATGATAGTCATGAGATATTGCACTCGAGGATAACCCAATGATGCATCTGGCTGCCGTGTGAGGGGCCTAAAGCGGTATTGGAGGGGGCTGAGGCGTAAGACGAGATATATCCCTTGTCAGACGCCTGGAATATTTACATCAGTCATTCTTTTAACAGCTACCCGCTTTTTTGCTGCAGATCCCAACCCTCCACAGCCATTTGTCGATCACGCGTAAAGATTCCCATTCTACGGCTAACGTCCATTCCACGTCGTCATGATCCTGCAATTTCTGGGCCTCCTGGCCCTCACCTACCTGATCCGGAGCTTGGTGGCCGTGGTGCTCAATTCTCGTCGCGCGTCCTCCATAGGGATCCCATTAGTGCGTCTGCCTATAGGTCCACAAAACATTGTTTGGATGATCATTAAGCCTCACCTTTGGCTAGTGCTCGACCATCTGCCCGTTGACAAGGGGACGTTATTCTCGTCGCGGATGATACTTCTTTGACAGAGGCGAGTCCCTAAAGCAAAGACATAATCGGCCGGATGGTGTAGTTGGTTATCACGTATCCTGCACTTCCGGTGAATTACGGGAAACAGTTTAGCGTTCCTATTTGGGTTAAGCGTCCCCGTGCTGCTTAAGCTTCCCGTGCGTGTTCTATAAAGTCCTCCCCATCGCCGCTTTAATTTCTTGCTGTTTTTCGCCCTTCTGCCCGTCCTTCTTCCCGCCCCCCTACGCTCCTTCTGTTGGTGAGGCATTTATGCTATTGATCCATATCGCCGAGCTCCGCCACCCCCCTTTCCCCCTCGCCCTCCTAGCTCGAATCGACTGGTCCATCGAGATCCCTCGTCCTGCACTAGTTTCCTCTGTGATCTCACCGCTGCGCGCTTTAGATGAGGCATTTCTGCTCTTAGTCCGGAATGCCGAGCTGCATCTCCGTCACCTCTTAGGCCAGCCTTCTATTCGGTCATCGAATCTCTGATATCTAGTTGTCCGCGCATCAAGTTGCACTTAGCTTATGCTCCGGCATTGTGGCTTCGAGTCCGCCTTAGGCTGAGGATGAATGCTAAGGAAGACGATAGGTGAGTGATTACGACTGGTGTACACCTTGCCTACCTTGGCTAGTCTTGACTGATTCGCCTTTTTGAACCGTATCAAAGTCTCTTAGCCGAACACGGTTGCTAATGGTCTAAGAGGCTACCCGTAAACCGCTTCGCCTGCCATCACCTAGTGGGCCTTTGCGTTTGCGTAACACGTCCTCTTCACGATCGATTAGCAAACGGGGCGAGATGAATGGGCGAACAGGGGTTCACTCCTATAGTAATAGCGTCATGCGGACTCGGAGACAAGGGGGCTGTGGCTCCATGTTACTCCGTTCTGTGCGTTTCGCTCTCTTCTTAGATCCATAGAACGAAGGGAGGACAGAGGTCAATCGGCTACGTGTGCCGTTCTCAAGGAGACAAACACAGTGATACTTTATCCCTTTACGATGACGGCAAGAATTCATAACGGCCCCGGATCTAAGAAGGTGCAAGGCGACATCCTTGGTCTTTAGACGTTTTCAAACATCCATTCCCCTcgatctttctttttcctcgtGCCACCGTTCGCAGTCCGGCAATCTACGCAACCCCGGCCCTAATACCAAGTGCACCCTATGCAAACAGCGAGAAATAAAATAATGTGTCCACAATATACCTAGTAGGGAACCACGGTCTCAAACAATATAGCAAAGAACTTATAATACTTTCTTAAGATTGCGAGTCAAAGTGTAAGTTAGCTAATAGTGGCCTCGAGACACTAAAAAGGTCTATCCAAATGCTATTCAGAATAGGCTCTAGCGTATCGTAGCGTGTAAGAAGCGCTAAACATATCTCGAATACTATGTCAAATTCCTTAAGCTATGATGATTAGACATAGTCTGCTTCTATGTTCATTTAGACATCGATTGTTTCTTGTAATCAGGATAATCTAGAATCGAGCCTCTCCTATAGGAAACCTTTCTCTATAGTTAGTAAATAGTTAGTAATTCTCTAAGATTTAGTATTAAGGTAGCCTTAAGTGTTCTTAGTCCCTATAAACCTAGGCCGATTTCTAAGTAAAGATTCATCTCTTAAAGAGCATCGCGAAAAATCTGCTAGAGCGCTTTATAGTAGATAGGATAGGGACATTCAAGCTCGGTTCTGTCGGTGGCCTTCTCGTCTGACGGCCAGATGCTGGCGTCCGGCTCTAGTGATCACACAGTGCGGTTCTGGGATACGGCGACGGGTGGCCTGCAGCAGACTCTCGAAGGCCATTCTGGCCCTGTTCGGTTAGTAGCCGTCTCGCCCAACGGCCGGCTGCTAGCGTCTGGCTCTGCTGATCAGAACAGTGCGGCTTTGGGATACGGCGACAGGCGGCCCGTAGCAGACTCTCGAAGGCCATTCTAGCTCGGTTCAGTCAGTGGCCTTTTCGCCAGACGGCTAGCTACTGGCGTCCGGCTCTAGCGATAGCATAGTGCGGCTTTGGGACACGACAACGGGCAGCCTGCTGCAGATTCTTGAAGGCCTTTCAAGCTCGGTTTGGTCAGTGGCCTTCTCGCCCGACCGCCGGCTGCTGGCGTCCGGCTCTGCTGATCAGACAGTGCGGCTCTGGGACACGGCGACGGGCTCCCTGCAAGATACTTTGAGCACTGAGGGAATTGTCAACAAACTCGAGTTTTCTCAAGATGGTTCATATATAACCACCGACTTAGGCACCCTCGATGTTCAGTCCAGGCACGAAAATCATCCTTCTGATTCGAGTAATAGGAATCTGGCGATCTTCATTGAGCAAGGAGAGTGGATAAACCTGAACGGCAGAAAAGTACTATGGCTTCCTCCTGAATCTCGACCAACCTGTTCTGCGATTGATGGCAGTTTACTTACCCTAGGACACGCATCAGGGCGGGTTTCTTTCATACGATTTCATGTATAGCATGTGTCAATGATTTCCATTTTCATTCCTCCCTCTATTTTCTAATATCTTAGGTCCTTGGAGAAAGCAGAATTTATATGGCCCTGTAGTGCTAATGGAATGTTCCATTAAGTTTCAGGAGGTTCCAAATTCCATACAGTCTATTGCGTTGTGGTTTGCCACAGTTCCTGACTTCACGTATCGTAATGGTAAATTACAGCCGGAAAAAGAGTACATAAAATACCCCACTAAACAGCACTCATTTTTCAAGCTAGAGTCTTAGCAGCGGAGCCCAGCAATAACGAGAGAGTGCAAATTGGTGAAGCTGGTTTTGCACTTTTCTGGAGTCATCTACCGACGTTTAAGTTTAATTTCATATTGTTCGTGTTTTGGTTCGTGTTTTGAGAGGTGAATTAACAAACCTGCCCGACTTCATAATCGTAGGAACTCCTTGCCTCTCCCTAGCCACACAATCTGGACATTTATTGATCCGATCAGTCCGTTTACCCTGGGAGGAGTTCTCGATTCCTGGACAATCCTCCTTTCCGCAGGGTATGACTTCCTCCGTTCTTGGCACGTTGACAGTATGGGCGCACTTAACGTAGCGGGTCGGAGTAGGGAAAACGCGCCAACACATCGTGTCTGAATCGTTGCGCTTAAAGCTCGAGAATTTCTTCAGATTTTCCTTCCCAATGCGACGATTCTTGTTTAGTAGCGCCTCAGTCTGTTGACTTCGATATGAACTTTGATAATAACCTGGCCAAGCGCAGTACGAATAAAGAAAGGTCGAGGGTATTAGTGTCGTGGGGAGAGGGGCTCGGACGAGCGAGGTCACTGCATCGCGCTAGTGCAGATTGCATATTTCGTCGTCGTAATATTTTCATTGGCACGACATGGTACATTGCGGGCTTGACTTCCGGCTAAAATGAACAAATGAGTGAACGTAGAGCTTCACACCTAAGGATAGCAAGATAGAGAACATTGATAGTCAAAGCAAAGGCTTTTTCTAGACCAGAACGTACTATGATGAGAAAGCAAAAACCGCCAGGAGGAACGCAAAGCCGCTGGTGACTAGGCCTCTACGTCACGTGCAGCACATGACCGCTAGGAGCTCATGGGCCTTGTGCAAAAATCCTTGTAAAGACGAGACACCACCCACAAGCGAGCTGCCTTCGCTGAGTTCATCAACCATGAACAACAATGATGGTCCCGAGCTGATCGGTCttggccgagctggacgcgTGATGCGCTTCGGAAATATTGCAGTGAAAACCGCCAATATTTGGACTGTGCCCGAGGACGCGTCCGAGACAACAATCATCGGCTGGGAGCAAATGATTGAGCAGAACATAGAGTCCCTAAAACATGAGGGACTTGTATATTGCCATCTTGGGCATGTCCCAGGCGTAATACAGCCATGTCAGGTCTCCGACACCGAGATTCAAATGCCATATCTACGCCAGGGGTCACTCAGTGGCTATATGCGCGCTCATAGTGATAGCGTGGACAACATTCGACGATTACAATGGCTCCAGGAAGCCGCGCACATCATCCGTCGAGTGCACGAGCGGCGGGTATTGGTTGCCGACATCGCGACACGAAATTTCCTACTCGAGGAGAATCTTTCTCTTCAGATGTGCGATTTCACCGAGTCTGTCATTGTTTCGAACGACGAGGACATGGCCAACTTCGTATCTGAAGACTTCATTTCAGTCAAGTTCGACATTGCTCGCTTCGGCTCGATGATGTACGAGGTCACCTCCGGAAGCCGATACGAATTCTACGTTTTACCCGAAATGGAGACCGATCTAGATGACGATCCAGAGTCCAAGACATTTAAGGCGTGGCCAACTGCTGAGAAACTTCCAAATACGAATAGTGTGTTCTTGGGGGATATCATCAGGAGATGCTGGGTTGGAGACGGATTTCTCACGATGCAGGAAGTTTGTCACGCCTTGGATAATGCTGATCAAAGGCCAGCGGCCCTAAATTCTTCTGGAGACGCAGAAAAGGCAAAATTGAATTGGCGACGTCTACTGCGTTTAGCAAGCCCGGTGGCGACAACAATCATTTTCGCCATTATCATCGTTCCACGACTTCGTTTTCCGTGGCGGACGATATCCGCCGTTCTGCCCTCGACCAGACATTGATTTTGCAATCTCCTTCCCCCAATCTAGCCGTCGTCAGAATCCCCACACCGTTCGGAGCGAATTAGAATAGGTATGATGCCAACCCACCTCGCTCGTGCCATGTGTCCATATGCCTACATGCGTCCAGAAGCCGAGGAGCTGAGCTCAAGTGAAGATTCAGCGATTCTATTAAACTACACATTCTGCCATGAGAGATCTGATATTCGAGATGTCTGAGATCTTATAGGCTTAAGGGACACGCAGAGCTGCTTAGCCTTGGGAATATCAGTATTCTGGACAGTAGATTATGAGAGCATTATAGCAGTGAACAAGGTGTCGAGACCTACAAGCGAATCGCCGTTGAAGACTATGTCCGGGATATAATCTCAGAGCTATGCAAAATCGACGCTGCCCGAGAAGAGTTTGGACTTGGCGATGGAATCTGGTTCGACAATCATACAAACTCCTCAATCCCAGTAGATAATCGCGTACCTCAACGCTGATACAAGAAGCTGGACCAATCGCTGGACCTAGTTCATTCATCACAATACTGGAACGGCCAGATGACAATGTATCCAGTTCAATGTGAAGTCTCAAATATTGGATGCGTTTCTTGAATTTCTTACATT from Penicillium psychrofluorescens genome assembly, chromosome: 5 carries:
- a CDS encoding uncharacterized protein (ID:PFLUO_007662-T1.cds;~source:funannotate) yields the protein MPYLRQGSLSGYMRAHSDSVDNIRRLQWLQEAAHIIRRVHERRVLVADIATRNFLLEENLSLQMCDFTESVIVSNDEDMANFVSEDFISVKFDIARFGSMMYEVTSGSRYEFYVLPEMETDLDDDPESKTFKAWPTAEKLPNTNSVKFVTPWIMLIKGQRP